A genome region from Populus alba chromosome 5, ASM523922v2, whole genome shotgun sequence includes the following:
- the LOC118034967 gene encoding uncharacterized protein, translating to MGSEGPPAVTVHVTGFKKFHGVAENPTETIVGNLKEYMKKKGMPKGVILGSCSVLETAGQGAVAPLYQIFQSSINSKDSESSSPGRIIWLHFGVNSGATRFAIEHQAVNEATFRCPDELGWKPQKVPIIPSDGGISRVRETTLPVEELTKILKKKGYEVMTSDDAGRFVCNYVYYHSLRFAEQNGTKSLFVHVPLFLTIDEETQMQFAASLLEVLASLY from the exons ATGGGGTCTGAAGGGCCTCCAGCTGTAACAGTCCATGTGACTGGATTCAAGAAATTCCATGGAGTTGCTGAGAATCCAACTGAGACAATTGTTGGTAATCTAAAAGAGTACATGAAGAAGAAGGGCATGCCAAAAGGCGTGATTCTGGGGAGTTGCAGTGTTCTTGAGACTGCAGGACAAGGAGCGGTTGCTCCTCTTTACCAAATATTTCAATCTTCCATAAACTCGAAGGATTCTGAATCCTCAAGTCCTGGAAGAATCATTTGG CTACACTTTGGGGTCAATAGTGGGGCAACAAGATTTGCCATTGAGCATCAAGCTGTCAATGAAGCTACTTTTCGCTGTCCAGATGAGTTGGGATGGAAGCCACAG AAAGTACCCATCATTCCTTCAGATGGTGGAATTTCACGAGTTCGAGAG ACCACTCTTCCCGTCGAGGAGCTCACAAAGATCTTGAAAAAGAAAGGCTATGAGGTGATGACATCTGATGATGCAGGCCGATTTGTATGCAATTATGTTTACTACCATTCACTTCGGTTCGCAGAGCAAAATGGGACAAAGTCTCTCTTTGTGCATGTACCGCTGTTCTTGACCATAGATGAGGAGACGCAAATGCAATTTGCTGCTTCCTTGTTGGAGGTACTTGCTTCTTTGTATTAG
- the LOC140955582 gene encoding uncharacterized protein codes for MRTKQNGHPVNLYYVELNSVWQEIDKQRPIKMICAADLRTRQEEIQKDRIYDFLTGLDEVFDSIRSDLLRKKSVPSIEECFNTIRREAQRQVTMLGAKNTGEGSSIAMISKSTTPSNLRTLRAINKAEKDKLRCSHCNGKSAIPRDTCFEIHGYPDWFLEKQKQSKARSNKRPVQAKLTTATEIPSSFAAMAISKKDHTKPNELLSLVKTDQTSATCKTGVVLSTSTVHDTGWIIDSGATDHMTYNKSLFQYMTPSSKEKVMTTNGESTPVIGARSIVLTLDLSLHNCLLDIQTQAIIGRGTKRKGLYYVDDVASGHVHQVQSHNERKNKHILETTRALLIGAHVPQHYWVDAVTYVVYLINRMPSQVLSFSTPLKLSAQNWNHAQYGVSFLVSILTKRDTGATILLLARCMSSNSGEGNMDSGEGNTEQQQSTSEEEMKTSTHTISNVGEKNTEPSSRTCATGNSGKENKEYNAHGISDAEEEYMHEEITLSSPQIYVQDRLDIHEVSDTESPSSFPLLSTPCYSLPLRQNRGKAPDRYSPNGKTKYAITQYVSTHKLPPQHQAFISEMENIKIPTKVEDALQHPKWVEAMEAEMSALQRNDTWSIVSLPPGKKPMGCKWIFNLKHRVDDTIDRFKARLVAKGYTQSFSIDYQETFAPVAKMNTIRVLLSLVVNFSWPLKQFDVKNAFLHGDLEEKVYMQLPPGFNNSQSSGKVCRLRKALYGLKQSPRAWFGRFTEAMKRISYHQGKGLTFKRHGNMEVKGFTDADWAGYLTDRRSTSGYFTFVAGNLVTWRSKKQNVTARSSAEAEYRGMVAREIANNPVQHDRTKHIEVDRHFIKEKLLLKLVDILFVRSSEQLAYILTHAVPVEALHKSLDKLGLEDIFAPT; via the exons ATGAGGACGAAACAGAATGGGCATCCAGTTAACTTGTATTACGTAGAGCTGAATAGTGTATGGCAGGAAATTGATAAGCAACGACCAATTAAGATGATATGTGCTGCAGATCTTAGAACCAGAcaagaagaaattcaaaaggaCCGGATCTATGACTTTCTCACAGGTTTGGATGAAGTTTTTGATTCAATACGCAGTGATCTCCTTCGAAAAAAATCTGTTCCAAGTATTGAAGAGTGCTTCAATACAATTCGACGGGAGGCTCAGCGACAAGTCACCATGCTGGGAGCAAAGAACACTGGTGAAGGTTCATCAATTGCAATGATTTCCAAATCCACCACCCCTTCTAACCTGCGCACTCTTCGAGCTATTAACAAAGCGGAAAAAGATAAGTTACGCTGCAGCCATTGTAATGGAAAGTCCGCAATACCAAGAGACACTTGTTTTGAGATTCATGGCTACCCTGACTGGtttctagaaaaacaaaagcaaagtaAAGCAAGAAGCAATAAACGTCCAGTCCAAGCAAAATTAACCACTGCAACAGAAATTCCTTCCAGTTTTGCTGCCATGGCAATAAGCAAAAAAGACCACACTAAACCAAATGAATTACTCTCCTTAGTGAAAACTGATCAGACTTCAGCGACATGTAAAACTGGAGTGGTTTTGTCAACATCCACTGTTCATGATACAGGTTGGATCATTGACTCGGGTGCCACAGATCATATGACGTATAACAAATCATTATTTCAATACATGACTCCCTCGTCTAAGGAAAAGGTCATGACAACCAATGGGGAGTCTACCCCAGTCATTGGAGCAAGATCAATTGTTCTCACTCTTGATCTTTCACTACATAATTGTTTACTT GATATTCAGACTCAAGCGATCATTGGACGTGGTACTAAGAGGAAGGGGTTATACTATGTAGATGACGTAGCTTCAGGTCATGTCCATCAAGTTCAGAGTCACAATG AACGCAAAAACAAGCATATTCTTGAAACTACTAGAGCTCTTCTCATTGGTGCCCATGTCCCTCAACATTATTGGGTTGATGCAGTAACCTATGTTGTGTATCTCATCAACCGGATGCCATCCCAAGTCCTCTCCTTCAGCACTCCCTT AAAACTCAGCGCACAAAACTGGAACCATGCGCAGTACGGTGTGTCTTTCTTGGTTTCAATCCTCACCAAAAGGGATACCGGTGCTACCATCCTTCTTCTCGCCAGATGCATGTCA TCTAATTCAGGGGAAGGAAACATGGATTCAGGGGAAGGAAATACGGAGCAGCAACAGTCAACTTCAGAGGAAGAAATGAAAACCAGTACACACACAATTAGTAATGTTGGGGAAAAAAATACAGAGCCCAGCTCCAGAACATGTGCAACAGGCAATTcagggaaagaaaataaagagtaTAATGCACACGGCATCAGTGATGCAGAAGAAGAATACATGCATGAAGAAATAACCCTTTCCTCTCCACAAATCTATGTTCAAGATCGACTAGATATCCATGAGGTAAGTGACACTGAAAGCCCTTCCTCTTTCCCTTTATTATCTACCCCATGCTACTCTCTCCCTCTTAGACAGAACCGTGGAAAGGCCCCTGACAGGTACTCACCgaatggaaaaacaaaatatgctaTCACACAGTATGTCTCTACACACAAACTGCCTCCACAACATCAAGCCTTCATAAGTGAGATGgagaatataaaaatacctaCAAAGGTTGAGGATGCCTTACAACACCCGAAATGGGTAGAAGCAATGGAGGCTGAAATGAGTGCATTACAAAGAAATGACACATGGAGTATTGTATCACTCCCTCCAGGAAAAAAACCAATGGGCTGCAAGTGGATATTCAACCTCAAACATAGAGTAGACGACACAATTGATCGGTTCAAGGCAAGGCTAGTAGCAAAGGGGTACACACAATCATTCAGCATTGACTATCAAGAAACTTTTGCTCCAGTTGCAAAAATGAACACCATCAGAGTCTTGTTGTCTTTAGTAGTAAATTTCAGTTGGCCTTTGAAGCAATTTGATGTGAAGAACGCATTTCTCCATGGGGATCTGGAAGAAAAAGTCTATATGCAGCTTCCACCTGGGTTTAACAATTCACAATCAAGTGGAAAAGTGTGTAGATTACGGAAAGCATTGTATGGCTTGAAGCAATCGCCAAGAGCATGGTTTGGGAGATTCACAGAAGCTATGAAACGAATCAGTTATCACCAAG GAAAAGGATTGACATTTAAAAGACATGGAAATATGGAAGTGAAAGGATTTactgatgcagattgggcaggatATCTCACTGACCGGAGATCCACCTCTGGCTATTTTACATTTGTTGCAGGAAATCTTGTTACATGgcgaagtaaaaaacaaaatgtgacAGCAAGGTCCTCAGCAGAAGCAGAATATAGAGGGATG GTAGCACGAGAGATAGCTAATAATCCAGTACAACATGATCGAACTAAACACATTGAGGTAGATCGACACTTCATCAAGGAAAAGTTACTTCTAAAGTTAGTGGACATCCTTTTCGTCAGATCAAGTGAGCAACTAGCATATATTCTCACTCATGCAGTCCCTGTGGAAGCTCTTCATAAGTCTCTAGACAAGTTAGGCTTAGAAGATATCTTCGCACCAACTTAA